One genomic segment of Stenotrophomonas sp. 704A1 includes these proteins:
- a CDS encoding ABC transporter transmembrane domain-containing protein, translating into MTDKDAPAADPASPPLRRLGSLRTLWPFVRRHGGLFSAWLLALAVSSAATLSLPPAVKQMIDHGFSSGGQINRAFALLMLVAVVLALATAARFYFVSLLGEKVVADLRSRLYAHLIQLGAGFHDRSRSGELVSRLTADSELLRSVVGSTMSVALRSSVTVVGSLAMLFVTSPRLAAWSLLGIPLAVLPIIIGARKLRTVARSSQDRIADANSLASETLGAVRTVQAHAREPYERGRFDHALGDAIRAARRRIGAQSLVTASAILLVFGAIVGVLWLGAHDVIDGRMSAGTLGQFVLYALIGGGSVGALAEVWNELQRAAGGMGRIGELLQEDIEIRAPAQPHALPQPLRGEIRFDDVVFHYPQRPDQAALDRFSLHVRPGETVALVGPSGAGKSTVLSMLLRFHDPAGGRICVDGIDVRDVDPAELRAQLALVPQQPTLFAASARDNIRYGRLQASDAEVEAAARAAEADTFLRALPQGYDSELGERGARLSGGQQQRVAIARALLKDAPILLLDEATSALDAQSEHSVQQALERLMAGRTTVVIAHRLATVLKADRIVVMDHGRIVAEGTHAELLAEGGLYAELARLQFID; encoded by the coding sequence ATGACTGACAAGGACGCACCGGCCGCCGATCCGGCCTCCCCGCCGCTGCGCCGCCTCGGCAGCCTGCGCACACTGTGGCCGTTCGTGCGCCGCCATGGCGGGTTGTTCAGCGCGTGGCTGCTGGCCCTGGCCGTCTCATCGGCAGCCACCCTCAGCCTGCCGCCCGCCGTGAAGCAGATGATCGACCACGGTTTCAGCAGCGGGGGCCAGATCAACCGCGCCTTCGCACTGCTGATGCTGGTGGCGGTGGTGCTGGCACTGGCGACCGCGGCACGCTTCTATTTCGTTTCGCTGCTGGGCGAGAAGGTCGTGGCGGACCTGCGCAGCCGCCTGTACGCACACCTGATCCAGCTGGGTGCGGGTTTCCATGATCGCAGCCGCAGTGGCGAGCTGGTATCGCGGCTCACCGCCGACAGCGAACTGCTGCGCAGCGTGGTCGGCTCGACCATGTCGGTGGCGCTGCGCAGCAGTGTCACCGTGGTGGGCAGTCTGGCCATGCTGTTCGTTACCAGCCCGCGGCTGGCCGCCTGGTCGCTGCTCGGCATTCCGCTGGCGGTGCTGCCCATCATCATCGGCGCGCGCAAGCTGCGAACCGTCGCGCGCAGCAGCCAGGACCGCATCGCCGATGCCAACAGCCTGGCCAGCGAAACCCTGGGCGCGGTGCGCACGGTGCAGGCGCATGCACGCGAACCTTATGAACGCGGACGTTTCGACCATGCCCTGGGCGATGCCATCCGCGCCGCACGCCGCCGCATCGGCGCGCAGTCGCTGGTCACCGCCAGCGCGATCCTGCTGGTGTTCGGCGCCATCGTCGGCGTGCTGTGGCTGGGCGCGCACGATGTCATCGATGGTCGCATGAGTGCCGGCACGCTGGGCCAGTTCGTGCTGTACGCGCTGATCGGCGGTGGTTCGGTCGGTGCGCTGGCCGAGGTCTGGAACGAGCTGCAACGCGCGGCCGGCGGCATGGGCCGCATCGGCGAACTGCTGCAGGAAGACATCGAGATCCGCGCGCCGGCGCAGCCGCATGCATTGCCGCAACCGCTGCGCGGCGAGATCCGGTTCGACGACGTGGTGTTCCACTACCCGCAGCGACCGGACCAGGCCGCGCTGGATCGGTTCAGCCTGCACGTGCGCCCCGGCGAGACCGTGGCCCTGGTCGGGCCGTCGGGCGCCGGCAAGAGCACGGTGCTGTCGATGCTGCTGCGCTTCCATGACCCCGCCGGTGGCCGCATCTGCGTGGACGGCATCGACGTGCGCGACGTCGACCCGGCCGAGCTGCGCGCCCAGCTGGCGCTGGTGCCACAGCAGCCCACGCTGTTCGCCGCCAGTGCGCGCGACAACATCCGCTACGGCCGCCTGCAGGCCAGCGATGCCGAGGTGGAGGCCGCCGCCCGCGCTGCTGAGGCGGACACCTTCCTGCGTGCGTTGCCGCAGGGCTACGACAGCGAGCTGGGCGAGCGCGGCGCGCGCCTGTCCGGTGGCCAGCAGCAACGCGTGGCGATTGCCCGCGCACTGCTGAAGGACGCGCCGATCCTGCTACTGGACGAAGCCACCAGCGCCCTCGATGCGCAGAGCGAGCACAGCGTCCAGCAGGCACTGGAACGGTTGATGGCCGGCCGCACCACGGTGGTCATCGCCCACCGTCTGGCGACCGTGCTCAAGGCCGACCGCATCGTGGTGATGGACCACGGCCGCATCGTCGCCGAGGGCACGCATGCTGAACTGCTGGCTGAAGGCGGTCTGTACGCGGAACTGGCCCGCCTGCAGTTCATCGATTGA
- a CDS encoding IMPACT family protein gives MPDTLAQPVSHTLEIKHSRFIAHAAPIDGGAAALAFLQQVSVADATHNCWAYRHGQEYRSSDDGEPAGTAGRPILAALDGQGFDRVMVVVTRWFGGIKLGAGGLVRAYGGAAAECLRTAPRVPLVAMARLQLLAGFEDLGTLHAALPVHAAEKRDEQFDANGVRLRVELPVDQVDALKIRLRDATRDRIRTQDDDQDD, from the coding sequence ATGCCCGATACCCTCGCCCAACCGGTCAGCCACACGCTGGAGATCAAGCACAGCCGCTTCATCGCGCATGCTGCGCCGATCGACGGCGGCGCTGCGGCCCTTGCGTTCCTGCAGCAGGTGTCGGTTGCCGACGCCACCCACAACTGCTGGGCCTACCGTCACGGCCAGGAGTACCGTTCCAGCGATGATGGCGAACCGGCAGGCACTGCCGGGCGCCCGATCCTGGCCGCCCTCGACGGCCAGGGCTTCGACCGGGTGATGGTGGTGGTCACCCGCTGGTTCGGTGGCATCAAGCTCGGCGCCGGCGGTCTCGTACGCGCGTATGGCGGTGCCGCCGCCGAGTGCCTGCGCACCGCGCCGCGCGTGCCGCTGGTCGCCATGGCGCGGCTGCAGCTGCTGGCCGGGTTCGAGGATCTGGGCACGCTGCATGCCGCCCTGCCGGTGCATGCCGCCGAGAAGCGCGATGAACAGTTCGATGCCAACGGGGTACGATTGCGGGTTGAATTGCCTGTGGATCAGGTCGACGCATTGAAAATCCGCCTGCGCGACGCCACTCGTGATCGTATCCGCACACAAGATGACGACCAGGATGACTGA
- the pdxY gene encoding pyridoxal kinase codes for MSESLDNHLVHGRRQRPDGPSPIDVISVQSQLVYGHAGNSAAIPPMRALGVRVAEIPTVLLSNAPFYDTTRGRVLPADWFADLLLGTHERGLPQRAEMLVSGYFGSTANGAAFADWLERILPACPQLRYCLDPVIGDTHTGPYVEPGLEAIFAERLLPHAWLVTPNAFELNRLTGMPALAEADAIAAARTLLQRGPHWVIAHSVGGNPGELVTLAVGREETWRWTSPLLPVDVAGTGDVLMSLVVSFLLRGEPMQQAISRAIAGTHAALEATLDNGFEEFDVIAAAPAALAEGTRFGAERLA; via the coding sequence ATGAGCGAATCCCTCGACAACCACCTGGTCCATGGCCGCCGCCAGCGGCCCGACGGCCCATCGCCGATCGATGTCATCTCGGTCCAGTCGCAACTCGTCTACGGCCACGCCGGCAACAGCGCCGCCATACCGCCGATGCGCGCACTCGGCGTGCGCGTGGCGGAGATCCCGACCGTGCTGCTGAGCAACGCGCCGTTCTATGACACCACCCGCGGCCGCGTGCTGCCCGCCGACTGGTTCGCCGATCTGCTGCTCGGCACCCACGAGCGCGGCCTGCCGCAGCGGGCGGAAATGCTGGTGTCCGGCTACTTCGGCAGCACCGCCAACGGCGCGGCCTTCGCCGACTGGCTGGAGCGGATCCTGCCGGCCTGCCCGCAACTGCGCTACTGCCTGGACCCGGTCATCGGTGACACCCACACCGGCCCCTATGTGGAACCCGGACTGGAGGCGATCTTCGCCGAGCGCCTGCTGCCGCATGCCTGGCTGGTGACGCCGAACGCTTTCGAACTGAACCGCCTGACCGGCATGCCCGCGCTGGCCGAGGCTGATGCCATCGCTGCCGCGCGCACGCTGCTGCAGCGTGGCCCGCACTGGGTGATCGCGCACAGCGTGGGCGGCAATCCGGGAGAACTGGTGACCCTGGCCGTGGGCCGCGAGGAAACCTGGCGCTGGACGTCGCCACTGCTGCCGGTGGACGTGGCCGGAACCGGCGACGTGCTGATGTCGCTGGTGGTGTCGTTCCTGCTGCGCGGCGAACCGATGCAGCAGGCCATCTCGCGTGCGATCGCCGGTACCCACGCGGCACTGGAAGCGACCCTGGACAATGGCTTCGAGGAATTCGACGTGATTGCTGCGGCGCCGGCGGCGCTGGCCGAAGGTACGCGCTTCGGCGCCGAACGGCTCGCATGA
- a CDS encoding prephenate dehydrogenase, which translates to MSDRSERAPRTIGIVGSAGAYGRWLTRFFQDHLQLRVIGHDPADAGSHTPQQLLDEADVLVFSAPIRHTPALIGEYVRQSAGRERGRLWLDVTSVKDAPVQAMLASQAEVVGLHPMTAPPKAPTLKGRVMVVCEARLQHWQPWVDALCAALQAECVRATPQHHDQMMALVQAMVHATHLAQAGVLREYQPQLGTLAAMMPYRSASFELDTAIISRILSLNPAIYEDIQFGNPHVAPMLERLVGQLQRLQAQVGQGDDAARSAFREQLLGANRDAFGGPALEAGNYTFERVGYLLADLTERNALSVHLPEDRPGSLRELLNVFEQHGISLASIHSSRTPGGEVHFRIGFVAGSAAASIAAAAAEVDASGIGRVLL; encoded by the coding sequence ATGAGCGATCGCAGCGAACGCGCGCCGCGCACGATCGGCATCGTCGGCAGTGCCGGCGCCTATGGGCGCTGGCTGACCCGGTTCTTCCAGGACCACCTGCAACTGCGGGTGATCGGCCACGATCCGGCCGATGCCGGTTCGCACACGCCGCAGCAGCTGCTGGACGAGGCCGACGTGCTGGTGTTCTCGGCGCCGATCCGGCATACGCCAGCGCTGATCGGCGAGTACGTGCGTCAATCCGCCGGCCGCGAGCGCGGCCGCCTGTGGCTGGATGTGACCTCGGTGAAGGATGCGCCGGTACAGGCAATGCTGGCCTCGCAGGCCGAGGTGGTCGGCCTGCACCCGATGACCGCGCCGCCCAAGGCGCCCACGTTGAAGGGGCGGGTGATGGTGGTGTGCGAGGCACGCCTGCAGCACTGGCAGCCCTGGGTAGACGCGCTGTGCGCCGCCCTGCAGGCCGAATGCGTGCGTGCCACCCCGCAGCACCACGACCAGATGATGGCACTGGTGCAGGCGATGGTGCATGCCACCCACCTGGCCCAGGCCGGCGTGCTGCGCGAGTACCAGCCACAGCTGGGTACGCTGGCCGCGATGATGCCGTACCGCTCGGCCTCGTTCGAGCTGGACACCGCCATCATCTCGCGCATCCTGTCGCTGAATCCGGCGATCTACGAAGACATCCAGTTCGGCAATCCGCACGTGGCGCCGATGCTGGAACGCCTGGTCGGCCAGCTGCAGCGGCTGCAGGCCCAGGTCGGGCAGGGCGATGATGCGGCGCGCAGCGCGTTCCGCGAGCAGTTGCTGGGCGCCAACCGCGACGCATTCGGCGGCCCGGCACTGGAAGCGGGCAACTACACGTTCGAGCGGGTGGGGTATCTGCTGGCCGATCTGACCGAGCGCAACGCACTTTCGGTGCACCTGCCCGAAGACCGGCCGGGTTCGCTGCGCGAACTGCTCAACGTGTTCGAGCAGCACGGCATCAGCCTGGCTTCCATCCACTCCTCGCGCACACCCGGCGGGGAAGTGCACTTCCGCATCGGGTTCGTCGCCGGCAGCGCAGCGGCCTCGATCGCAGCCGCCGCCGCGGAGGTGGATGCCTCGGGCATCGGGCGCGTGCTGCTCTAG